The DNA window ATGAGCGGTTCTCGCACAGGGATGTGTCCATCCCGACGGCGCGGCCGAAAGGGGCGCCGACGGCGCTGCCCGTGGAGCTGGATCCGCCGCAGCACGGGGCCTACCGGGGGCTGATCTCGCCGGCGTTCTCGATCCGCGCGGTGGGGGCGATGGAGGCGAAGATCCGCGAGGTGACGGTGGCGCTCGTCGAGGCCATCGCGCCGCGGGGTGAGTGCGAGTTCGTCGGCGATTTCGCGAAGGAGCTCCCGGTGGTGGTGTTCCTCGATCTGGTCGACTTGCCGCGGGCGGACCGGGAGACGCTGCTGCCGTGGGCCGAGGATCTGATCCGGCCGAAGAGCGCCGAGACGGCGGGGCTCGCGTACCAGAACCTGGCGAGGTACGTCGCCGGCTGGGTGGCGCAGCGGACGGAGCGGCCTGGCAACGATCTGATCAGCCACATCGCAGGGTCGCGGGTGCACGGGCGCCCGATCACGCAGGACGAGGCGATCCGCCTGTGCATGCTGGTGCTGGTCGGCGGGCTGGACACGGTGGCGTCGATGCTGGGGTTCGTGGCGCGGTTCATGGCGCAGCACCCGGTGCACCGGCGGCAGCTCGCGGAGGACCCGACACTCCTGCCGCAGGCGGTCGAGGAGCTGATCCGGCGTCACGGGCTGGTGAACACGACGCGCACGATCACCCACGACTTCGTGTTCAAGGGGGTGCAGCTCAAGGAGGGGGAGCGGATCCTCGTGCCGAATCACCTGGCGGGGCTGGACGAGCGCACGGTGGAGGCGCCGCTGACGGTCGATTTCCTGCGGCCGAAGCCGGCGCCCCACGCGGCGTTCGGCAATGGGCCGCACCGCTGTCCCGGGTCGACGCTGGCCAGGACCGAGCTGCGGATCTTCCTGGAGGAGTGGCTGAAGCGGATCCCGGAGTTCGGGATCAAGCCGGGGACGAAGCCGGTGTTCGCTTCGGGTGCAGTGAACACGGTGCACGAGCTGCACCTGGGCTGGACACCTGCCCGGGGCTGAGCACCGCGCAAGCGAGCTTGATGGCGCGCCCAGGGGATCCGCGCGCCGGAACAAACAGGCGCTTGCGGACGACGGTGGTGCTATCGAGGCCCTGGAGCAGAAGTGATGAACGTGGAAGAGACGGTGGTCATCGTGGGGGCAGGGCAGGCTGGCGGCGAGGTGGCGACCTCGCTCCGGCAGCAAGGCTACGAGGGGCGCGTCGTGCTCGTGGGGGACGAGGCGCACCCGCCCTACCAGAGGCCACCTCTCTCGAAAGGGTTTCTGCTGGGCAAGGTGCAGCTCGCGCAGCTCTACCTGAAGCCCGAGGCGACGTACGAGCGGTTCAACATCGCGCTCAAGCTCGGGACGCGGGTGACGGCCGTCGAGCGGGAGGCGCGCGAGGTGGTGCTCCACGATGGGAGCCGGCTCGCCTACGACAAGCTGGTGCTCGCGACCGGAGGTAGGGCGCGGATGCTGGAGCTGCCGGGCGTGGACCCGTACAAGCTCGGGAACCTGTTCTACCTGCGGTCGATCCCCGATGTGGAGGGGATGCGGTCGCACTTCGTGGCGGGCAAGCACCTGGTGCTCATCGGGGCGGGGTATGTCGGGCTGGAGGTGGCCGCAGCGGCGGTGCAGCTCGGGGTGCAGGTGACGGTGATCGACGTGGCCCCGCGGGTGCTGTCGCGGGTGACGGGGCCCGAGGTGTCGGGGTTCATCGAGGGGGTGCACCGGGATCGCGGGGTGACGTTCCGGATGCCGGCAACGGTGAAGGGCGTGACGCTGGACGAGGCGGGTGAGGCGGTGCGCGAGGTGGTGGTGGAACAGGACGGGGTGGAGGAGCGGATCGCCGCCGACGTGGTGCTGGTGGGCATCGGGCTGGTGCCGAACACGGAGCTGGCCGAGGCAGCGGGGCTCGCGGTGGACGATGGGATCGTGGTGGACGCGCTGGCGCAGACGTCCGACCCGAGGGTGCTGGCGGTGGGGGACTGCGCGAACCAGCCGAGCGCGTACGCGGGGCGAAGGATCCGGCTGGAGTCGGTGCCGAACGCGATGGAGCACGCGCGGGTGGCCGCGGCGACGGTGCTCGGGAAGGCGGCGCCGACGCCGGCGGTGCCGTGGTTCTGGTCGGAGCAGTACGGGATGCGGTTGCAGCTCGTGGGGCTGTCGACGGGGTACGATCGGTGCGTGGTGCGCGGCTCGATGGAGAACCGGGCGTTCTCGGCGTTCTACCTGGCAGACGGGCACCTGATCGCGGCGGACGTGGTGGGGCGGCCGGCGGATTTCGTGGCGGCGAAGAAGCTGGTCGCGGCGAAGGCGGTGCTGGATCCGGCGGCACTCGCAGACGAGAACGTGGCGCTGGCGACGCTGGGATGACGACGGCATCGCCGGGGTGAGGGCGGCGACGATGGGGTGAGGGGCGTCGCTGCGTCGAGGTGACGGGGGGCGTCGATGCGCTCGGAAGGGGGCGTTGTCGCGTCGAGGTAACGGGCCACGTCGCGAGTGGAGATCGCAAGTTGGTGCTGCTGTTTCACCCAGCAGGGCATCTGTGAACGATGTCGCCGCTGTCGATAACCTGCGCGATATGTGACCCGCGCGTCATGGGCGTCTTTCCGACGGAGCATGGTCCCAGACCGTCCGGAATCGATGCTCAGCGTGGGCTTGGGTCGCGTGACGAGGGGGGGCTGGAGCAGGCGTCCGCTTTCGCTGCGCCGAGCAGGGCGGCGCCGATGACGCCTGCGGAGTCGCCGAGGGCGTTGCGGAGGATGGGGGTCGAAAGCTCGTCGTTGAAGACGTACCGGGCGACCCGCGCGCGGCCCTCGTCATAGAGGAGGTCGAGCTGGCTCACGCCTCCGCCGAGGACGACGGCGCTGGGGTCGAGGATGTCGATGAGGTTGGCGAGGCCGCGGCCGTAGGCGTCGAGGAAGGTGTCGAGGGCGGCCTGGGCGTGGGGGTCGTGGTCTCTGCGGGCGGCGATCTCGTCGAGGTGGCGTGCGGTGCCGGCACGCTGGGCGTAGTCGGCCTCGACGGCGGGGCCGCTGATGTACTGCTCCAGGCAGCCACGCTGGCCACAGTAGCAAGGGGCGCCGCGGTCGGCGTAGACGCCATGATGACCCCACTCGCCAGCGATGCCCTGGGGGCCTGGCCAGGGGCGGCCGTGGAGGACGAGGCCACCGCCGACGCCCGTACCCATGATGACGCCGAAGACGACGCCGTCGCGGTAGGGGGCGGCGGCGCCGAGGAAGGCCTCGGCGAGGGCGAAGCAGTTGGCGTCGTTGTCGAAGGCGGTGGGGCGACGGAGGCGGGCTTCGAGGTCGGTGCGGAAGGGGCGGCCGTTCAGGCAGACGGTGTTGGCGTTCTTGATCAGGCCAGCGCGGGTGATGCTCCCGGGCATGCCGACGCCGAGGGGTGTGTGGCGCAGGTCGAGGCCCAGCTCGGCAGCGAACGACTCGATGAGGGTGGCGGTCTCTTCGAGGACGGCGTCGTAGCCGCGCTCGCGGTGGGTGGGGATGCGGCGGCGGGCGACGACGTCGGGTACGGCGGTGCTCGCGCTGGAGGTGCTGCTCGCGGAGGCACTCGGGCCGGCGGGGTGGGGTCCGGAGGCGTGCAGCCGCGCATCGAGCTTCAGCGCTGCGATCTCGATCTTGGTGCCGCCGAGGTCGACGCCGATGGTGATCCCCCCCGTCATGCTCATCTCCCTTCGAGCGGTTTCAGGAACCGGACCATGATGCGCTTGGTCCCCCAGCCGGAGAAGGTGACGCTCGCGATGGGGTCGGGGCCGGGGTCGATGCTGTTCACGGTACCCAGGCCGAAGCGGTCGTGCTGGACGCGGGAGCCGCGGCGCAAGGAGATGGCCTCGCCGTCGCTCTCGACATCGGGCTCGCGTTCCACGAAGCGTTCGCCAGGGGCGGCGGTGGCTGACGGGGTCGGTGGGCGCACGGGGAGGTTACGGAGGGCGGCCGGGGGGCTGGCGCTGCCGGCGGAGCCCATGGCGCCTTGCTGGGGGTGACGCCAGGCGAGGCGGGGTCCGTCGTCGAAGCGTGCGCCTGCGGAGCGGTCGCGATCGCCACGGCCACCGCCGAAGCGGCCTGCACCTTGCGACATGCCGAAGCCGCCCGAGCCTTCGGGACGGCGGGCCATGAGCTGGCTCGCGGGGGTGAGCACGCCGCGGACCGCGGAAGCGGGCATGTCCTTGAGGAAGCGGCTCGGGGCGTTGTAGCGGGTCTGGCCGAAGATGGCGCGGCGGGAGGCGTGGGTGATCCAGAGCTTCTCGCGGGCGCGGGTGACGGCCACGTAGGCGAGGCGGCGCTCTTCTTCGACGTCGTCGTTGCGTGAGGGCTCCATGCTGCGGAAGGGGAAGAGATCTTCTTCCATGCCGGTGAGGAAGACGGCATGGAACTCCAGGCCCTTGGCGGCGTGGATGGTCATCATCGCGACCTTGGGGACGTCTTCCAGGGTGTCGGCGTCGGAGGTCAGGCTGACGCGCTCCAGGTAGCCGGTGAGGAGGGCGGGCTCGCCGGCGGCCTTCATCTCTTCCTCGTAGTCGAGGATGGACTGGAGCAGCTCGTGGAGGTTCTGGAGGCGCGCGTCGGCTTCGGCGTTGTCCTCTTCCTTGAGGAGCCGGGCGTAGCCGGTGCGCTCGAGGATCTCTTCGGCGAGCTGGCTCGGGGAGGCCTCGCGGGCCATCTCGCGCAGCTTTTCCATCATGTCGCGGAAGGCGAGGAGGTTCTTCCGGATCTGCGGGGTGACGCTGGGCTTGTTCCCGGTGTGGGCGTCCTGGATGGCGCCTTCGGCGAGGGGCTGGATGGCGTCGTAGAGGGAGACCTGGAGGTTGTCGGCGACCTGGATCAGCCGGTCGATGGTGGTCGCGCCGATCTTGCGGGGCGGGACGTTGATGATGCGGTGGAGGTCGACGTCCGTCCTCGGGTTGACCACGACGCGCAGGTACGAGAGCAGGTTCTTGATCTCGGCGCGTTCGAAGAAGCGGGTGCCGCCGATGATCTGGTAGGGGATGCGCTCGGAGCGGAGCACCTCTTCGAGGACGCGCGACTGGGCGTGGACACGGTAGAAGACGGCGATCTCGCGCGGAGAGACGCCCTGCTCGGTGAGCTCGCGGATGCGCGCGGCGACCCACGCCGCCTCGTCGTGCTCGCTGTCGGCGGCGACCACCTGGACTGGATCGCCAGGGCGGTTCGAGGTCCACAGCTCCTTGGGCTCGCGGTCCTTGGCGTGGCGGATGACACCGAGGGCGGCCTGGACGACGTTGCCGACCGAGCGGTAGTTCTGCTCCAGCTTGATGACGTTCGCCGTGGGGAAGTCACGGCGGAAGCCGCGGATGACGCGGACGTCGGCCCCGCGCCAGCGGTAGATGCTCTGGTCGTCGTCGCCGACCACGCACAGGTTGTCGTGCTTCTGGCAGAGGGCGCGGACGAGGCGGTACTGGACGTGGTTCACGTCCTGGAACTCGTCGACCAGCACGTAACGGAAGCGGCTCCGGAGGTCCTCGCCGGCGAGGCTCTCCGGGTCCTCGACGAGGCGGAGCACGGCGAGGAGGAGGTCGTCGAAGTCGACGGCGCTGGCCGTCTTGAGGTGACGCTCGTAGGCGCGGTAGCAGCGCGTCACCGCATCGTCGAAGTAGCTGTCGGAGTCGATGTCGTCGGGGCTGCGCCCCTCTTGCTTGTAGGCGTGGATGCGCGAGAGGACCTGGCGCGGCGGGTAGCGGCGGTCGTCGAGATCGAGCTCCTTGAGGACGCGGGCCACGACGGCGCGCTGGTCCGCGTCATCGTAGATGACGAAGCCACGATCCAGCCCCGCGGCCTCGTGGTGCTTCCGGAGCAAGCGGACGCAGACGGAATGGAACGTGCCCACCCAGAGGTCCCGGACGATCTCGGGGCCCACCAGGCGTTCGAGGCGGAGCTTCATCTCGCCGGCGGCCTTGTTGGTGAAGGTCACCGCAAGGATACGGTACGGCGGTACGTGATGGCCGGCGAGCAGGTTGGCGATGCGGTAGACGATGACCCGTGTCTTGCCGCTGCCCGCGCCCGCGAAGATGAGGAGCGGCCCGTCGACGTGTGTGACCGCGTCCGCCTGGGGGCCGTTCAGCTCTTCGTTCATCACCACGCGAGGATCCTGCGTGGTGTCTCCGTGCTCGTACTGCTCCGCCACGGGCTGTCGCTAGCACGGCCTGCGCTGCGAGGGGAGCGGGCTTGACGCGCCGTCGTCACCCGCACACATCCGAGGGAGACAATGCGCATTGCTCTGACCCACAACCTGAAGATCACTGGCTCTCCCGAGGAGGCAGAGTTCGATAGTCCGGAGACGATCAACGCGATCTCCGCGGCGCTCGAGCGGGCCGGGCACGAGGTGGAGCGCATCGAGGTGAGCGGGCCGGCGTCGCGTGTCATCGCGCGGCTCGAGGCGCTCCAGCCGGACCTGATCTTCAACACCGCCGAGGGGCACAAGGGCAAGACGCGCGAGGCGTTCTATCCGTCGCTGTTCGACGAGATGGGCATCCCGTACACCGGCTCCGACGCCTACGCGCACGCGATCGCGCTGGACAAAGCGCTGACGAAGCGGGTGCTGGCGTCGTACGCGGTGCCCACGCCGCGCGCCCGGCTGATCCGGCGCGCGAGCCTGGAGAGCGGCGCGCTCGACGATGTCGTGTTCCCGGTGATCGTGAAGCCGAACTTCGAGGGGTCGTCGAAGGGGATCTCCAGCGCCTGGAGCGTGTGCGAGGACGCGCACGAGCTGGCCGAGGTCATCGATCGGCTGCTGCCCCGCTTCGAGGCGGGGTTGCTCATCGAGCGCTACCTGCGCGGGTTCGACGTGGGCTGCTCCTTCGTGGATGGACTGGGAGAGGACGGCATTCTCGATCCGGTCGAGTACTGCATCGACCCTGCGGTGGCCGGTCCTTACAACGTCTACGACTACTACCTCAAGAACGCGCGCACCGAGCATGTCGCCTTCCGGATGGCGCAGCTTCCTTCCACGGTCGCGCAGAGAATTCGTGCGCTCACCGGCCGCATCGTGCGCGCCCTGGACCTGAAGGACCACGTCCGCTGCGAATTCCGGATCACGCCCTCGTCCCTGGGAGACCGGGATCACGAGGTGCATTTCTTGGAGGTGGACGGGCTGCCCTCGCTGGAGCCGGGGCAGCCGGTGTTCGTCTCCTCGTCGCAGAAGGGGGTCGACTTCGACGGGGTGATTCTGGCCGTGGTGCGCAGCGCTTGCCGGCGCCGTGGGCTCATGCACCTGCTGGACGGGGCGCCGCGCAAGTCCCCTCGCGGGGCGCTGCGGGTGGGCTTCGCCTACAACATGCGCCGGGCCGAGGCCGCGGAGACGGACGCGGAGGCCGAGTTCGACTCGCCGAAGACCATCCAGGCGATCGCCGAGGCCATCGAGAGCTACGGCCACACGGTGGTCCCTCTGGAGGCGACGCCAGACCTGCCCCGACGCATCGCAGACGCCTCGCCCGACGTGGTCTTCAACATCGCCGAGGGCATCCGGGGGCGCGGCCGTGAGGCCCAGGTGCCGGCGCTCTGCGAGCTGCTCGGCGTTCCCTACAGCGGCTCGGACGCGACGACGCTCTCGCTCTGCCTGGACAAGGGCCTCACCAAGCAGATCTTGCGGTCCGCCGGTATCGACACGGCGGAGTGGCAGGTGCTCTCGACCGGCCGCGAGAAGATGAAGGCGTTCCGTTACCCCGTCATCGTGAAGCCGAATGCCGAGGGGACGTCGAAGGGCATCACCTCGTCGTCGGTGGTGCACGACGAGGCCTCGGCGCGGACGGCGGCGCGGCAGCTCATCGAGCGGTACCACCAGCCCGCTTTGATCGAAGAGTACATCCCGGGCCGGGAGTTCACCGTGGGCTTGCTCGGCGAGCGACGCCCCAAGGTGCTGCCGCCCATGGAGGTGGTCTTCAATGGATCCCCTTCTCACCCCGTCTACGGCTTCGAAGAGAAGCTGCTGGGGGCCACGGCGGTGAGCTTCGAGTGCCCCGCGAAGCTTTCCGCGCCCGAACAGAAGCGCATCGAGAAGGTTGCACGTGATACCTTCATGGCGCTCGACTGTCGGGACGTGGCGCGCGTCGATCTGCGCATGACGAAGGACGGCAAGGTGTACGTGATCGAGATCAATCCGTTGCCAGGGCTGACGCCGGACTTCAGCGATCTGTGTACGATCGCGCGGGTCGCGGGCATGGATTTCCGATCGTTGATCGGAGAGATCATGTCCGGCTGCTTGAAGCGGCAGCGTGAGGGGCGTGAAGGTCGCGCGCCGGAGCCGAACGCGAAGCCTTCGACCCTCCCCGCAGCGCAGGTGGCGCAGGGGGGGCAGGTGAACGCAGTGCAGGGCGTCGACCGGTCTGCGACATCGGCAGCGCCAGCCGTGACACCCGCGGCGCTCGCCGTGACACCCGCGGCGCTCGCCGTGACACCTGCGGCGCCTGCCGTGATGGCGTCGCCCCCGGCGCCAACCATCGCCCCCGCGCCCAGCGCGCCGTCCGACAAACCCGCTGGAGGGCAGCCGCCGGGTCCTCGAGGAGTGAACGGCGCATGAGCGGGGGAACCCCGCGCAAGCCCCGGTTGCGTGAGCTGGGCGTCTCGATTGGCCGCTTCCCGGTCGGTCAGCACAACGCGATCACCGACGTCGACGGTGTGCGCGTGAACCACGTCACCCTCGTCGAGGGGAGCGGCAAGCTCGTCCCCGGGGTCGGGCCCGTGCGCACGGGGGTGACCGCGGTCATGCCGGCCCACGGCGATCCCTTCCTCGATCGCGTGTTCGCCGCGAGCTACGTGCTCAACGGGGCAGGGGAGGTGACGGGCCTGTCGCAGATCGAGGAGTGGGGTCTCTGCGAGACGCCGATCTTGCTCTGCAGCACACTGTGTGTGGGGCGGGTGGCCGACTCGACCGTCGCCTGGCTCTCGCAGCAGCACCCGATGATCGGCCAGGAATACGACGTGGTGATCCCCGTCGTGGCCGAGTGCGACGACAGCTACATGAACGACGCCGTGGGCCGCCACGTCACGCCGGCCGATGTGGCCGAGGCGCTCGACGGTGTGCGGGCCGGGCCGGTCGAGGAAGGATGCGTCGGGGCGGGGACCGGGATGCAGACCTTCCACTTCGCAGGCGGCATCGGCACCTCCAGCCGGATCATCGACCTCGCGGGCGTCTCGTACACGGTGGGCTCGCTCGTGCTCTCCAACTTCGGCGTGCGAGACTTGCTGCGCATCGACGGCGTTCCGATCGGGCGGATGATCGCCGACCGCTTCGCCCACGTCCCGCAGCGGGCCCCCGCCGGCTCGATCATCGTGCTGGTGGCGACCGACGTGCCGATGACCCACCGGCAGCTCGGCAGGCTGTCACGCCGCGCCGCCCTGGCGATCGGCAGGACCGGCGGCTATGCGGCGCACAACTCGGGCGAGATCATCCTCTCCTGGAGCACCGCCAACCGCATTCCCCGCCTTTCCGAGCACGGGCGCCACGTGGTCGAACTCATTCTCGACACCACGATCGACCCGCTCTACGAAGCGACGGTCGACGTCGTGGAGGAGGCCATCCTCAACGCCATCTGCGCCGGCGTCGACATGGTCGGTCACAGCGGCCATCGCGCTCCGGCGCTCCCCAGCGACCTCGTGGCGGAGCTGTTGCGGCGTCACCGCATTCCACATGCATCGGATCCTGGAAGATCCCACGGCGGGTCAGCTCAATAGAACTGGAAATCGTGGCGCTCTCGTGGCGCTCAGGGGCGCGGTGTGAGCAGGTTGCACATTGCGTGTGGGATCCCCTGAGGGGCGCTTACAGCTTCAATCGCCGATTGCAGCAGGACCTCTTCCGGATGCGATGGTTTCTTTGCCACGGACGAAGCTGCCTTCCATGTGGTCAGAGGAGCGCGCGTGGAAGCGAATGGCAGTGCTGAACTCACGCACGTGCGAGACGCTGGGATCGGGCTGTGTGCAGCCTTGACCGCGTCCGAATGCATCTCCTATATCCAGAACTGGGACGCTCTGCATCGACGTCTCATGCATTGACTTCGCTGGGAGACAGCTGGTGACTGGGGGGTGAGCCGGCTCGTGGGGACAAGTGCCAGCGACTTGGGGGGGGAGCTGGCACGGTGGAGAGTGCGCTGGTGACCGGGGGGTGAGCTGGCGTCTGGAGGGAATTCCGACGGAGGGGAGGGGCCGTCGGGGGATCGCGAGACCGGGCGAGGTGCGCGGGGTGCGCGCTGCCGGGTCGGGCGGGCGAGCTGCTGCCGGGACGGCGGACGCGAAGGTGCACGGCGGAGGTCGTGATGCGTGTACCGTGCCGTCAATGACTCAGAGCGAGCGAGAGATCCTGGTGACGGGTGCGACAGGCGCCCAGGGAGGCGCCGTGGTGCGCCACTTGTTGCAGCGTGGGTATCGTGTCCGCGCGCTGTGTCGTGACCCGCAGAAGCCTGCGGCGAAGGCGCTGTCCGAGGCTGGCGTGCGGGTGCTCCAGGGCGACTTCGACGATGCGGCGTCGCTCGCCGAGGCGACGCGCGGCGTGTACGGCGTCTTCGGTGTCCAGAATTTCTGGGACGGGTTCCCTGGGCCCTGCATCGGCCTCGAGCACGAGGTGCGGCAAGGGAAGGCGCTGCTCGACGCGGCGAAGGCTGCGGATGTCCGGCATTTCGTGCAGGCGTCGGCCGGTGGCGCGGCCGCGACGCCGTGCATCCCCAGCACCGAGTCCAAGCGCCGGATCGAGCTGCACGCGAAGGCCATCGGCATTCCGTGGACGTTCGTGCGTTCGGTGTTCTTCATGGACAACCTCGTCCATCCGGCCTGGGGCTTCATGCAGCCCATCCTGGAGGGGCGCCTGGAACTCTCGCTCGCGCCGGAGACGCGGTTGCAGGTGATCGCGGTCGACGACATCGGACACTTCGTGGGCATGGCCTTCGATCGTCCCCGGGAGTTCGTCGGCTCGGCCTTCGATCTCGCCGGTGACGAACTCTCCATGCTGGAGATGGCAGCGGTCTTCTCGCGGGTGATGGGGAAGGAGATCCGCTTCACCGGGAGTCTCGCGGGGCTCGAGCGGGTCAAGGCGTTCAGTGAGGAGCTGGCCTCGGTGTTCCGGTGGGCGCACGAAGTGGGCTTCGGCGCGTTCATTCCGGGGCTGCGGGCGCTCCACCCGGGGCTGTCGACGCTGGAGGCCTTCCTGCGCCGTGCCGGCTGGGAGGGCCGCGGTGGGCGTGCTTGACAGGCTGGTGCGGGTTTGGTTCGTACGGGCCTCATGAAACGCTGGATGCGTCTCAGTGGCCTCGCGTGGGCCCTCGCCTGCGGGCTCTCGGCGTGTACCGCCTCCTCCACGCACATGTCGGGGCCGTGCCCGCCCGAAGCGCAGCCGGCCCCCGGGGCGTCAGGAGCCATCGAGAATGCGGCCACCGCGAAAGGCGCCGCGGCGAGCGAGGGAACGGCGGACACCGCGGCCATCGAGGCGGAGCTGGAAGCCCTCCACCGGCGGCTGGTCGCAGCGTACGCCAGCAACGACGTGGCCACCCTGGAGCAGCTCGTCGCGCCCGACCACATCCACAACAATGTGTTCGGCATGCTCCAGGACAAGGAGGCGCTGCTCGGCGACATCCGCTCGGGGACGCTCAGGTTCCAGTCCTACGACATCACCTCGTCGCGCTGGTTCATCGAAGGTGACCTGGCGATCGTCACGGGGACGCTGAGCGCCGTCGCCGAGCGCGCTGGCAAGCCTGTCCCGGTCAAGGCGTTCCGGTTCACGCGGATCTTCCGGAAGCGCGATGGGGCGTGGCTGGAGTTTCTGTTCCACAACACCATGATCGTGACGCCCCCTGGAGCGCCACCTGCCCCTGGAGCCCGGTGATGCGAGCGGCTGGACGACGATGGATGCCCGGTCGAGGGGGTTCTTGGCGCGTCGCGAGCGCCGTGCAGCGTGGCGTGTCCGTGCTCGGCGTGTCCCTGCTCGGCGCAGCGCTGCTCTGGGGCTGCGGGGGAGGGAACGCGTCAGGGCCCCCGGTCAGCGCCGCCGAGTACCAGGGGAGCGAGGCGCTCAATCCGAAGCTGCCCGACGGGAGCGTGGTCTACCTGAGCTACGACGCGCACCATCCGGAGTGCTTCGTCTTCGTGGGCGACGCTCCTGTGGGAGGCACCGAGGCGAAGGGGGAGCGGAAGACGGAAGACGTCGCTTGTCCCGACGCGGCCCTGCCTTTGAAGGCCTGCCCTGCGGGGCTCGTGTACCGCTCGACGTCGCAGGCCGACTGCATCTGCGTCCCGGCGGGCGGCGACGAGGCCCACCGCATCACCTGCCCGCACTGATGCCCATCCCGGCGGGGGGGCACTTCCTCGTCGTGTCGGTCGGCCTTCTGGCGCTCACTCCTCCTCGGGGAGTCGGTACAGCGTCGAGACGACGACGAGCGCCCCCAGCAGCGCGGCCGCGCCTCCCAGGATCCATGTCCCTGACACCGGGCCCACCGCGGCCGTGATCGCAGCGTCCCCCTGGCTCGGCCAGAGCTTCAGCGCCCAGCCGAGGTACACGGCCAGCAGCAGCCACAGGTAGTTGCGCCGCAGCCGCACCGAGGCCGCCTGGATCAGCCCCAGCGGCGCGCGCGGCGTCCTCAAGCTCGTCCACAGCGCGTCCTGCCAGCCCTCCTGCGCGTCCTTGCCGAGCACCGCCCCGTAGAAGCCCGTCTCCAGAAGCCGCACGCGCATGCGGCTGAGCTCGTAGAAGCGGAAGCGGCGGGACTCCATCCAGAGAAAGATCAGATCGAGGAGCAGCACGAGCGGGAACACCCCGTGCGGCACCCGATCCTGCCCCAGCGCGAACGTGGTGAGCGCGGCCGAGGTGCCGACCGCCCAGTTCGTGGTGGTGTCCAGCCGCCCCCGGTAGGCCACCATCCGGCCCAGCTCGCCCCGGTAGAGGTGAGCCAGCGCCGTCGGGATGTCCTTGGGGTGGAGTTCCATGCCGTCGGGCATCTTCGTGTGGCCTCAGGCCCCGA is part of the Chondromyces crocatus genome and encodes:
- a CDS encoding cytochrome P450: MNNELESERGVPAHVPVDLVVDLDVFHPAGMEDDLHLAWRKVQVSGPDIFWTPRNGGHWVATRAEDIVVIQTDHERFSHRDVSIPTARPKGAPTALPVELDPPQHGAYRGLISPAFSIRAVGAMEAKIREVTVALVEAIAPRGECEFVGDFAKELPVVVFLDLVDLPRADRETLLPWAEDLIRPKSAETAGLAYQNLARYVAGWVAQRTERPGNDLISHIAGSRVHGRPITQDEAIRLCMLVLVGGLDTVASMLGFVARFMAQHPVHRRQLAEDPTLLPQAVEELIRRHGLVNTTRTITHDFVFKGVQLKEGERILVPNHLAGLDERTVEAPLTVDFLRPKPAPHAAFGNGPHRCPGSTLARTELRIFLEEWLKRIPEFGIKPGTKPVFASGAVNTVHELHLGWTPARG
- a CDS encoding NAD(P)/FAD-dependent oxidoreductase; amino-acid sequence: MNVEETVVIVGAGQAGGEVATSLRQQGYEGRVVLVGDEAHPPYQRPPLSKGFLLGKVQLAQLYLKPEATYERFNIALKLGTRVTAVEREAREVVLHDGSRLAYDKLVLATGGRARMLELPGVDPYKLGNLFYLRSIPDVEGMRSHFVAGKHLVLIGAGYVGLEVAAAAVQLGVQVTVIDVAPRVLSRVTGPEVSGFIEGVHRDRGVTFRMPATVKGVTLDEAGEAVREVVVEQDGVEERIAADVVLVGIGLVPNTELAEAAGLAVDDGIVVDALAQTSDPRVLAVGDCANQPSAYAGRRIRLESVPNAMEHARVAAATVLGKAAPTPAVPWFWSEQYGMRLQLVGLSTGYDRCVVRGSMENRAFSAFYLADGHLIAADVVGRPADFVAAKKLVAAKAVLDPAALADENVALATLG
- a CDS encoding ROK family protein; protein product: MTGGITIGVDLGGTKIEIAALKLDARLHASGPHPAGPSASASSTSSASTAVPDVVARRRIPTHRERGYDAVLEETATLIESFAAELGLDLRHTPLGVGMPGSITRAGLIKNANTVCLNGRPFRTDLEARLRRPTAFDNDANCFALAEAFLGAAAPYRDGVVFGVIMGTGVGGGLVLHGRPWPGPQGIAGEWGHHGVYADRGAPCYCGQRGCLEQYISGPAVEADYAQRAGTARHLDEIAARRDHDPHAQAALDTFLDAYGRGLANLIDILDPSAVVLGGGVSQLDLLYDEGRARVARYVFNDELSTPILRNALGDSAGVIGAALLGAAKADACSSPPSSRDPSPR
- a CDS encoding ATP-dependent helicase, with protein sequence MAEQYEHGDTTQDPRVVMNEELNGPQADAVTHVDGPLLIFAGAGSGKTRVIVYRIANLLAGHHVPPYRILAVTFTNKAAGEMKLRLERLVGPEIVRDLWVGTFHSVCVRLLRKHHEAAGLDRGFVIYDDADQRAVVARVLKELDLDDRRYPPRQVLSRIHAYKQEGRSPDDIDSDSYFDDAVTRCYRAYERHLKTASAVDFDDLLLAVLRLVEDPESLAGEDLRSRFRYVLVDEFQDVNHVQYRLVRALCQKHDNLCVVGDDDQSIYRWRGADVRVIRGFRRDFPTANVIKLEQNYRSVGNVVQAALGVIRHAKDREPKELWTSNRPGDPVQVVAADSEHDEAAWVAARIRELTEQGVSPREIAVFYRVHAQSRVLEEVLRSERIPYQIIGGTRFFERAEIKNLLSYLRVVVNPRTDVDLHRIINVPPRKIGATTIDRLIQVADNLQVSLYDAIQPLAEGAIQDAHTGNKPSVTPQIRKNLLAFRDMMEKLREMAREASPSQLAEEILERTGYARLLKEEDNAEADARLQNLHELLQSILDYEEEMKAAGEPALLTGYLERVSLTSDADTLEDVPKVAMMTIHAAKGLEFHAVFLTGMEEDLFPFRSMEPSRNDDVEEERRLAYVAVTRAREKLWITHASRRAIFGQTRYNAPSRFLKDMPASAVRGVLTPASQLMARRPEGSGGFGMSQGAGRFGGGRGDRDRSAGARFDDGPRLAWRHPQQGAMGSAGSASPPAALRNLPVRPPTPSATAAPGERFVEREPDVESDGEAISLRRGSRVQHDRFGLGTVNSIDPGPDPIASVTFSGWGTKRIMVRFLKPLEGR
- a CDS encoding D-alanine--D-alanine ligase family protein: MRIALTHNLKITGSPEEAEFDSPETINAISAALERAGHEVERIEVSGPASRVIARLEALQPDLIFNTAEGHKGKTREAFYPSLFDEMGIPYTGSDAYAHAIALDKALTKRVLASYAVPTPRARLIRRASLESGALDDVVFPVIVKPNFEGSSKGISSAWSVCEDAHELAEVIDRLLPRFEAGLLIERYLRGFDVGCSFVDGLGEDGILDPVEYCIDPAVAGPYNVYDYYLKNARTEHVAFRMAQLPSTVAQRIRALTGRIVRALDLKDHVRCEFRITPSSLGDRDHEVHFLEVDGLPSLEPGQPVFVSSSQKGVDFDGVILAVVRSACRRRGLMHLLDGAPRKSPRGALRVGFAYNMRRAEAAETDAEAEFDSPKTIQAIAEAIESYGHTVVPLEATPDLPRRIADASPDVVFNIAEGIRGRGREAQVPALCELLGVPYSGSDATTLSLCLDKGLTKQILRSAGIDTAEWQVLSTGREKMKAFRYPVIVKPNAEGTSKGITSSSVVHDEASARTAARQLIERYHQPALIEEYIPGREFTVGLLGERRPKVLPPMEVVFNGSPSHPVYGFEEKLLGATAVSFECPAKLSAPEQKRIEKVARDTFMALDCRDVARVDLRMTKDGKVYVIEINPLPGLTPDFSDLCTIARVAGMDFRSLIGEIMSGCLKRQREGREGRAPEPNAKPSTLPAAQVAQGGQVNAVQGVDRSATSAAPAVTPAALAVTPAALAVTPAAPAVMASPPAPTIAPAPSAPSDKPAGGQPPGPRGVNGA